One segment of Ignavibacteria bacterium DNA contains the following:
- the nusB gene encoding transcription antitermination factor NusB, whose amino-acid sequence MHRISIDPRRLISGVILSNEPNDNDFPVSRNTTIKGSRHLAREKVLQVLAATVSDEISLDVAFNHVFFRQFTFDAKETPADSRILHPDVVHELDSDVAIQWSEEDIEYARAVIWAARDQRESSTELIDRYSKNWDLERIALLDRVLMRLAIAELTVCTDIPVKVTINEVIELAKRYSTDKSGTFINGILDAVIEELQKEHRINKTGRGLVD is encoded by the coding sequence ATACATCGGATCTCCATCGATCCGCGGCGTCTGATATCAGGAGTGATCTTGTCCAACGAACCAAACGATAACGACTTTCCCGTCAGTCGCAACACCACGATCAAGGGGTCTCGGCATCTCGCACGCGAGAAAGTGCTGCAGGTCCTCGCGGCCACGGTGAGCGATGAGATCAGTTTAGACGTTGCATTCAACCATGTGTTCTTTCGTCAGTTCACATTTGACGCAAAAGAAACACCGGCGGATTCGCGCATCCTTCATCCGGATGTTGTGCACGAGCTTGATTCCGACGTGGCCATTCAATGGTCAGAAGAAGACATCGAGTATGCTCGTGCCGTGATCTGGGCTGCGCGGGATCAGCGAGAGTCAAGTACAGAGCTGATCGATCGTTATTCCAAGAACTGGGATCTTGAGCGCATCGCTCTTCTTGATCGCGTTCTCATGCGCTTGGCGATCGCGGAACTCACAGTATGCACCGACATCCCGGTGAAGGTCACTATCAACGAAGTGATCGAACTGGCAAAGCGGTATTCAACCGATAAAAGCGGAACATTCATCAACGGTATTCTTGATGCAGTGATCGAAGAACTGCAAAAGGAACATCGCATCAACAAAACAGGTCGCGGGCTCGTGGACTGA
- a CDS encoding T9SS type A sorting domain-containing protein — translation MMQKRHTTRGLVLLLAMVLCSLGAQAQRWNWVVPATGPSFDEVWSMGIAPGGDLHLTGSFSDSLDFSGQVVTSYGNYDVFTARYNNKGQILAANGHGGFDLDDAQSMVVDKNGNYYFAGSFAVEALIAGELIEAIDVTSTDMFVAKFDKLGSLQWVKVFGSPTYDEGAPYLAVDSLGSVYVTGGVGGRGQFDTKSYQSVGKLDAFVAKMSANGEFVWVQGSGSTENDMGTAISVSPNGDRIYASGTFIGQVNFGGNVTIESFVNKADFFVRAFDANGSTRWVKRIGYSGTDRYISSTTQADGKLVLTGAMSQTTTFDTQTLKANGENASDFFLCRMSKDGAIELLKNYGGIFEDVGMSIAVDAKNNVFIGGFYDSTTTIGGNIEEAVGMRDGFATRIMFNGEVDWLRSCGGPYDDEIRAIVIDSKNIPYVTGIFETWAMFEDVKLTGNRFSDVFIAALDCGPSTTLKPRKTQLDICEGQDSLIQARFGYPNYEWYVNGTKDATVSGYTFATGKLGQGTFQIYSRITGFDDCVKNTDTITVVVRKGLPVPTITRVGDELRCSVDDVMYQWYREGNKLNGQTGQTLTIAGEGLYRVQIMDTTGCDRWSENFLVGTTSVFEDESGSIVTLYPNPTQGQVTIAGAAGAEITITDMLGRVVVRLQNAADLQLVSIDGANGTYAVTLRSGNAVHTVLVTKQ, via the coding sequence ATGATGCAGAAGCGCCACACTACACGCGGGTTGGTCTTATTACTTGCCATGGTGTTGTGTTCCTTGGGTGCACAAGCCCAACGCTGGAACTGGGTTGTTCCTGCTACGGGTCCGAGCTTCGATGAAGTATGGTCCATGGGTATCGCACCCGGCGGAGACCTTCATCTTACCGGTTCGTTCTCTGATTCGCTGGATTTCAGCGGTCAGGTCGTAACGTCCTATGGGAACTATGACGTCTTTACTGCCCGCTATAACAACAAGGGTCAGATCCTTGCTGCCAATGGTCACGGCGGATTCGACTTGGATGATGCTCAGTCCATGGTTGTCGACAAAAACGGCAATTATTACTTCGCCGGTTCGTTCGCCGTTGAAGCCCTCATTGCGGGTGAGCTCATTGAAGCGATCGATGTAACGTCCACAGATATGTTCGTGGCGAAATTCGATAAGCTTGGATCGCTCCAGTGGGTTAAGGTGTTTGGTTCACCTACCTATGATGAAGGAGCCCCTTACCTAGCCGTTGACTCCCTTGGTTCTGTCTATGTGACAGGGGGCGTTGGTGGACGTGGTCAATTCGATACGAAGTCGTACCAAAGCGTTGGCAAACTCGATGCCTTTGTTGCTAAGATGTCTGCCAATGGAGAATTCGTTTGGGTTCAAGGTTCGGGATCAACAGAAAATGACATGGGAACGGCCATCTCGGTATCACCGAACGGTGATCGCATCTATGCCTCCGGTACGTTCATCGGTCAGGTGAACTTTGGTGGTAATGTTACGATCGAAAGTTTCGTGAATAAGGCTGACTTCTTCGTTCGTGCCTTTGATGCAAATGGTTCAACACGATGGGTGAAGCGCATTGGGTATAGCGGTACGGATCGCTACATCAGTTCCACCACGCAAGCAGATGGTAAGCTTGTGTTGACAGGCGCTATGAGCCAGACAACAACGTTTGACACCCAGACACTCAAGGCTAACGGCGAGAACGCCTCCGACTTCTTCCTCTGCCGAATGAGCAAGGACGGCGCGATCGAACTTCTGAAGAACTACGGTGGGATCTTTGAAGATGTTGGGATGAGCATTGCCGTTGATGCGAAGAATAACGTCTTCATCGGCGGGTTCTACGATAGCACAACAACCATTGGTGGCAACATCGAAGAGGCCGTTGGTATGCGCGATGGTTTCGCCACACGCATCATGTTCAACGGAGAGGTCGATTGGCTGCGTAGCTGCGGCGGACCGTATGATGATGAGATCCGTGCTATTGTGATCGACTCAAAGAATATCCCGTATGTAACAGGAATATTCGAGACATGGGCAATGTTCGAGGACGTTAAGCTAACAGGAAATCGGTTCTCCGATGTCTTTATAGCCGCCCTAGATTGTGGCCCATCAACCACGCTGAAGCCCCGTAAGACACAACTCGACATCTGTGAAGGTCAAGACAGTCTGATCCAAGCGCGTTTCGGTTATCCGAACTACGAGTGGTATGTAAATGGCACCAAGGACGCAACAGTATCAGGCTATACGTTCGCAACCGGCAAGCTTGGGCAAGGCACCTTCCAGATCTATAGCCGCATCACTGGATTCGATGACTGTGTGAAGAACACGGACACGATCACAGTTGTTGTTCGTAAGGGGCTCCCTGTTCCTACGATCACGCGAGTTGGCGATGAACTACGTTGCAGCGTAGACGATGTGATGTATCAGTGGTATCGCGAAGGCAACAAACTCAATGGACAGACAGGACAAACTCTTACGATTGCCGGAGAGGGTTTGTATCGCGTACAGATCATGGATACCACTGGCTGTGATCGTTGGTCAGAGAACTTCCTCGTGGGAACAACAAGTGTGTTCGAGGATGAGTCGGGTTCCATCGTCACACTCTACCCAAATCCAACACAGGGACAGGTAACGATCGCAGGCGCTGCCGGTGCTGAGATCACCATTACGGATATGCTTGGAAGAGTTGTTGTTCGCCTGCAGAACGCAGCGGACCTGCAGCTTGTGTCGATCGACGGCGCAAACGGCACCTATGCAGTAACGCTACGAAGTGGCAATGCTGTTCATACGGTGCTCGTTACGAAACAGTAG
- a CDS encoding universal stress protein, with amino-acid sequence MLTVSSLLVPTDFSENAGKALALAKEVARGTNASLHLVHIVEPVVYPADWSYAQVGFADIEQELQTNAEKELAALAESLKKEGFTVITTVRKGRASDEICNYAKENNISIIAIGTHGRSGLEHFLFGSTTERVLRKATCPVLSVRQDQP; translated from the coding sequence ATGCTCACCGTCTCCTCTCTCCTTGTTCCGACCGACTTTTCGGAGAACGCCGGAAAGGCACTTGCCCTGGCCAAAGAAGTGGCTCGTGGCACAAATGCCTCCCTTCACCTCGTACACATCGTAGAGCCGGTGGTCTACCCTGCGGATTGGAGCTATGCACAAGTTGGCTTTGCCGACATTGAGCAAGAGCTACAGACCAACGCAGAGAAGGAGCTGGCTGCCCTTGCTGAATCTCTCAAAAAGGAAGGCTTCACGGTGATCACCACCGTGCGGAAAGGCCGCGCCTCCGACGAGATCTGCAACTACGCCAAAGAGAACAACATCAGTATCATCGCCATCGGCACTCACGGCCGCAGCGGTCTAGAGCACTTCCTGTTCGGCAGCACCACCGAGCGTGTGCTTCGTAAGGCCACATGTCCGGTCCTGAGTGTTCGGCAGGACCAGCCCTGA
- the fbp gene encoding class 1 fructose-bisphosphatase: MPFLKTSKLITIERHITEEGALHPEATGEFSHLLRDFTLALRILARDVRRAGLNDILGATEDTNVHGERVKRLDIHANEVIFRAMDHGGHLCVMASEEADGLMAIPDEYRKGKYVLVFDPLDGSSNIDVNVSIGTIFSIYKRLDPSLTTPGMMADCLQPGWKQVAAGYAMYGSSTQLVYTSGNGVDVFTFDPTIGEFLLTFEKIRIPKRGKIYSVNSGNAYKWPQGVRDYVSHLLRPSHDGTRPYSLRYVGTMVADVHRTLHYGGIFMYPSDETSPTGKLRLVYEVNPMAFIVEQAGGRATDGVNRIMDLTPESLHQRVPCFMGSEEDVLEVESFLRGEPQ; this comes from the coding sequence ATGCCGTTCCTCAAGACCTCAAAACTCATAACGATCGAGCGGCATATCACCGAAGAGGGGGCTCTCCATCCGGAAGCTACCGGTGAGTTCTCGCACCTCTTGCGCGACTTCACGCTTGCTCTGCGCATTCTTGCTCGGGATGTACGGCGTGCCGGACTCAATGACATTCTTGGTGCAACAGAGGATACGAACGTGCACGGCGAACGTGTGAAGCGTCTAGACATCCATGCGAATGAAGTGATCTTCAGGGCCATGGATCACGGCGGACACCTCTGTGTGATGGCATCGGAAGAGGCTGATGGCCTGATGGCCATTCCGGACGAATACCGCAAGGGCAAGTACGTGCTGGTCTTCGACCCGCTTGATGGTTCATCGAACATAGATGTGAATGTTTCCATCGGAACCATTTTCTCCATTTATAAGAGACTTGATCCGAGCCTTACAACGCCTGGTATGATGGCTGATTGTTTGCAACCAGGGTGGAAGCAGGTGGCAGCCGGATATGCGATGTATGGCTCAAGCACGCAACTGGTCTACACGAGCGGGAATGGTGTTGATGTCTTCACCTTCGATCCCACGATCGGCGAATTCCTGCTTACGTTCGAAAAGATCCGCATCCCAAAACGCGGGAAGATCTATTCAGTGAACAGCGGTAACGCCTATAAGTGGCCCCAAGGAGTACGGGACTATGTGTCTCACCTCCTCAGGCCTTCCCACGACGGAACACGTCCGTATTCACTCCGCTATGTTGGAACGATGGTTGCCGATGTCCATCGTACGCTTCACTATGGCGGCATCTTCATGTACCCAAGTGATGAGACTTCTCCCACCGGCAAACTCCGACTTGTGTACGAAGTGAATCCGATGGCCTTCATTGTTGAACAAGCAGGTGGCAGAGCAACAGACGGAGTGAACCGCATCATGGATCTCACCCCAGAGTCGTTGCATCAACGCGTACCATGTTTCATGGGCAGCGAAGAAGACGTCTTAGAGGTAGAAAGCTTCCTCCGTGGCGAACCCCAGTAA
- a CDS encoding superoxide dismutase: MNDRRSFLATAALGTIAVATAPSLHAIGFEPVPGGGKHVLPALPYEFGALEPHIDAQTMQIHHDKHHLAYVNGLNKAEEELAKSRESGDHSLVQHWSRQAAFHGGGHWLHSMFWKVMAPAGNGGGGEPTGAVAQAITESFGSFDAFRKQFSAAATAVEGSGWALLHFRPDDQRLIILQAENQQKLSAWGTTPILGIDVWEHAYYLKYQNKRADYVAAWWNVVNWGQVEKNLQSVSRK; encoded by the coding sequence ATGAACGACCGTAGATCCTTCCTCGCAACTGCGGCTCTTGGCACCATTGCTGTTGCCACCGCTCCTTCACTTCATGCGATCGGATTTGAACCAGTCCCGGGTGGCGGCAAACACGTACTTCCGGCGCTGCCCTATGAGTTTGGAGCCCTAGAGCCCCATATCGATGCACAGACCATGCAGATCCATCACGATAAGCACCATCTTGCCTACGTGAATGGATTGAACAAGGCAGAAGAAGAGCTTGCCAAGTCACGTGAATCCGGCGATCACTCGTTGGTCCAGCATTGGTCTCGTCAAGCAGCGTTCCATGGGGGCGGACATTGGCTGCACTCCATGTTCTGGAAGGTGATGGCGCCGGCCGGAAATGGCGGAGGCGGCGAGCCAACTGGGGCAGTTGCCCAGGCGATCACAGAGAGTTTCGGATCATTTGATGCCTTTAGAAAGCAGTTCAGCGCTGCGGCTACAGCCGTTGAAGGAAGCGGTTGGGCACTGCTTCATTTCAGACCCGATGACCAGCGTTTGATCATCCTTCAGGCAGAGAATCAGCAGAAGCTAAGTGCATGGGGTACAACGCCCATACTAGGAATTGACGTATGGGAACATGCCTACTATCTCAAGTACCAGAATAAGAGGGCTGATTACGTTGCCGCCTGGTGGAATGTGGTCAATTGGGGGCAGGTAGAAAAGAACCTTCAAAGCGTGTCTAGAAAGTAA
- a CDS encoding tetratricopeptide repeat protein, translating to MTSSARLTTLRFSLLIATAFVLPVLLHAQPTVEGWQALLKNDLQQAKQLLTQATTSDPKDARAWFGLVYEASIRGDDSSSWAALHKALLSVPDQAPYLYASMSTARFGAALNKPSWGAVDVLNKVVDNPDASGILLAMAYERLGSIDESKERVKDARSKFEKIGAILDWRIVGPFDNISGSGHDKVFPPERADDTGAVYKNTNGGMIRWQHPPVQRLDLWIDFTYFSSTHRGQFYSVAYVKSPTQQRVQMRLGTSGSFKLFVNDRSIRETFEEFNNDLDTYITECTLNEGWNKVLVKVGASDLDRCNFLLRITDERGRTIDNLTINTQPQVFKSQDPDPRVITNPYITFFTERIASHPDHLENYLLLAEAYLRNDNVQEAILVLRKARLVAPECILIDNLFLEAYNRSDRSDDATAMIEHISTVAPGLPLTLMYRFNEAVSQDRNDDADSILSLVKRRDSTSTTYYESAMLIAQRKSDLQRFTELLNEAFERYPGNYLYASLSATMSEQASQGPQKSIDIMKRNLAVNVSFRGLESLAKFYVDAGDLSSALSTYDRLFALVPPGCGFHSSIADIYIDKKEWGNALAAIDRAIAIAPNISGFWYKRGVIQKSLGKKSAAISDLQRSLEIDPSNFETRELIRDLKGDPHPFTYFPTADIDSIIRSAPDASAYPNDAAVYLYDAKRRVVYDGSRCEIQREYVARILTIEGIDDFKEVYLPANGSLVVEKAVVRKPRGREIPADKGSGQLVFKGIEPGDFIYVRYRHLEAESGRLSAFFADNFAFNGSYPKLYSYYAVLTPPDEAFQWRAYGIESEMVTTKNAYGELASWESRNEPAIDYEEDMPSVYDVDKRVELSSVPNWEEIILWYHDIARPKTRSSLEVRELMDSLFPRSASYSKEQIIAGVYRYITKDVRYSYMPFRQSGYVPQKAERVINTRIGDCKDVATLCIAMLAERNITSHHVLVQTQTSPFQRKPLPSIPFDHVIVAIPGDSMPLLLDLTADNVPIGSIPHADLNAFSLVVRPGLREPMYLNKSYFMPNTMTIETNVDISDDNSAVITQTYTESGAGTQMYRAAWRDRTEKDRDKGIIEMLSENYPDVELRSVEIDDLDTLTPTLRFSVTFYVPNYMMEAGGFLIARLPWDRQIVPSAALSYAKRLQPMHVPSFHDSTTEIVRLNVPPGFVLSEGTSVARTVLPQITYERSSYMSPGKLTVVRSIGNHRPWVSPEEYLTYKTEYNKMVKEDRRSILFMPKGTVVKFPKKAKQ from the coding sequence ATGACCTCATCAGCGCGCCTCACCACGCTCCGCTTTTCTCTTCTCATAGCTACGGCATTTGTGCTTCCGGTTCTTCTGCACGCTCAGCCAACCGTTGAAGGCTGGCAAGCTCTTCTGAAGAATGACCTTCAGCAAGCTAAACAGCTGTTGACGCAGGCAACGACAAGCGATCCCAAAGACGCACGAGCATGGTTTGGTTTGGTGTACGAGGCAAGCATCCGAGGGGATGACTCCTCATCCTGGGCAGCTCTTCACAAGGCTCTTCTATCTGTTCCTGATCAGGCTCCCTACCTCTATGCCTCAATGTCGACAGCACGGTTCGGCGCGGCGCTGAACAAGCCCTCCTGGGGCGCTGTGGATGTCTTGAACAAGGTGGTAGACAACCCGGATGCATCGGGCATCCTACTGGCAATGGCATACGAGCGCCTTGGTTCGATCGATGAGTCCAAGGAGCGTGTTAAAGATGCACGATCGAAATTCGAGAAGATCGGTGCCATTCTCGATTGGCGCATTGTTGGTCCGTTCGACAACATCTCCGGATCGGGACACGACAAGGTGTTTCCTCCCGAGCGAGCAGATGACACAGGCGCTGTGTACAAGAACACAAACGGTGGGATGATCCGCTGGCAGCATCCGCCGGTGCAGAGGCTTGATCTATGGATAGACTTCACCTATTTCTCGTCCACCCATAGAGGTCAGTTTTACTCCGTTGCCTATGTGAAGAGTCCTACGCAACAAAGAGTGCAAATGCGTCTCGGCACGTCGGGCTCCTTCAAACTCTTCGTGAATGACAGATCGATCCGCGAGACCTTTGAAGAGTTCAATAATGACCTCGACACCTACATCACCGAGTGCACGCTGAACGAAGGTTGGAACAAGGTGCTCGTGAAGGTAGGCGCGAGTGATCTCGACCGGTGCAACTTCCTCCTTCGAATCACCGACGAACGCGGACGTACGATAGACAACCTCACGATCAACACGCAGCCTCAGGTGTTCAAGAGCCAGGACCCTGATCCTCGGGTCATCACGAATCCATACATCACGTTCTTCACCGAACGCATCGCATCACATCCGGATCATCTTGAGAATTACCTGTTGCTCGCTGAAGCATACTTGCGCAATGACAATGTGCAAGAAGCAATTCTTGTTCTTCGCAAGGCACGTCTCGTTGCACCGGAGTGTATTCTCATTGACAATCTATTCCTAGAGGCTTACAATCGCAGCGACCGCTCGGACGATGCAACGGCGATGATCGAGCACATCTCCACCGTGGCACCGGGATTGCCCCTTACCCTCATGTATCGATTCAATGAGGCTGTTTCTCAGGATCGAAATGATGATGCAGACAGCATTCTCTCGCTCGTAAAACGCCGAGACTCAACAAGCACTACCTACTACGAGTCAGCGATGTTGATCGCTCAGCGCAAGTCAGATCTTCAGCGCTTCACTGAACTGCTCAACGAGGCCTTTGAACGGTATCCGGGGAACTATCTTTACGCTTCGCTTTCGGCTACCATGTCGGAGCAGGCATCACAGGGACCACAGAAGTCCATCGACATCATGAAGCGGAACCTCGCAGTGAACGTATCGTTCCGCGGTCTTGAATCTCTCGCAAAATTCTATGTTGATGCAGGTGATCTGTCCTCTGCTCTGTCAACCTACGACAGGCTCTTCGCACTCGTCCCGCCCGGATGTGGCTTTCATTCTTCGATCGCAGACATCTATATCGACAAGAAGGAATGGGGCAATGCATTGGCCGCCATTGATCGTGCCATAGCCATCGCCCCGAACATCAGCGGATTTTGGTACAAACGAGGTGTGATCCAAAAGAGTCTTGGGAAGAAGTCAGCCGCCATCAGCGATCTGCAGAGGTCTCTCGAAATCGATCCGTCGAACTTTGAGACACGTGAACTGATCCGCGACCTTAAAGGCGATCCGCACCCTTTCACGTACTTTCCTACGGCAGACATCGACAGTATCATTCGGTCTGCTCCGGATGCCTCTGCCTATCCGAATGATGCCGCAGTCTATCTCTACGATGCAAAGAGAAGAGTTGTCTACGACGGTAGCCGATGCGAGATCCAACGCGAGTATGTAGCACGGATCCTGACTATTGAAGGGATCGACGATTTCAAAGAGGTCTACCTACCGGCAAACGGCAGTCTGGTTGTTGAAAAGGCTGTCGTTCGGAAACCCCGTGGAAGAGAAATACCAGCAGATAAAGGCTCTGGCCAACTCGTGTTCAAGGGTATTGAACCCGGTGACTTCATCTACGTTCGCTACCGTCACCTAGAGGCAGAGTCGGGACGACTCTCCGCATTCTTCGCCGACAACTTTGCCTTCAACGGCTCGTATCCAAAGCTCTATTCGTACTACGCAGTCCTCACTCCACCTGATGAAGCATTTCAGTGGCGTGCCTATGGCATCGAGTCAGAGATGGTCACCACAAAGAACGCTTATGGTGAACTCGCCTCATGGGAGTCTAGGAACGAACCGGCTATCGACTACGAAGAGGATATGCCAAGCGTCTACGACGTAGATAAGCGCGTTGAGCTCTCAAGCGTTCCAAATTGGGAAGAGATCATTCTGTGGTATCACGACATCGCACGTCCGAAAACTCGATCTTCTCTTGAAGTACGTGAGCTCATGGATTCGCTCTTCCCGCGCTCTGCGTCATATTCCAAAGAACAGATCATCGCCGGAGTCTACCGCTACATCACCAAGGATGTGCGATACAGCTACATGCCATTTCGTCAATCCGGCTACGTGCCACAAAAGGCCGAGCGTGTGATCAATACACGCATCGGTGATTGCAAGGATGTTGCTACACTATGCATCGCTATGCTGGCTGAGCGGAACATCACGTCGCACCACGTATTGGTGCAAACGCAGACATCTCCATTTCAACGCAAGCCCCTTCCAAGCATTCCGTTCGACCATGTGATCGTAGCGATCCCTGGAGACTCAATGCCGCTGCTCTTGGATCTCACCGCAGACAATGTTCCTATTGGCAGTATTCCACATGCAGATCTCAACGCGTTTTCTCTCGTAGTACGTCCGGGATTGCGCGAACCGATGTACCTCAACAAGTCGTACTTCATGCCGAATACGATGACCATTGAGACCAACGTGGATATCTCCGACGATAACTCGGCAGTGATCACGCAGACCTACACGGAGTCAGGCGCAGGCACACAGATGTACAGAGCTGCATGGCGAGACCGCACGGAGAAGGATCGCGATAAGGGCATCATCGAGATGCTGAGTGAGAACTATCCGGATGTTGAACTTCGCTCGGTGGAGATCGATGATCTTGACACCCTAACTCCCACGCTACGATTCTCAGTTACGTTCTATGTCCCGAACTACATGATGGAGGCAGGGGGCTTTTTGATCGCACGCCTTCCGTGGGACAGACAGATCGTTCCATCTGCTGCGCTGTCCTATGCAAAACGCCTACAGCCAATGCATGTACCGAGTTTCCACGATTCCACAACGGAGATCGTTCGTCTGAATGTTCCGCCGGGCTTTGTTCTCTCCGAGGGTACGTCCGTAGCACGCACGGTCCTCCCGCAGATCACCTACGAACGCTCGTCCTACATGTCGCCCGGCAAACTCACGGTTGTCCGCTCCATCGGCAATCACCGCCCTTGGGTCTCGCCGGAGGAGTATCTCACGTACAAGACCGAATACAACAAGATGGTCAAGGAAGATCGCCGATCCATCCTCTTCATGCCGAAGGGCACCGTTGTGAAGTTCCCGAAAAAGGCAAAACAGTGA
- a CDS encoding RNA-binding protein yields the protein MNIYVGNLPYSMDDNELRSTFSEFGAVTSASVVKDKFTGRSRGFGFVEMADAASGNSAIEAMNGRNLGGRPLVVNEARPRDERPRFDRGPRY from the coding sequence ATGAACATCTATGTAGGCAATCTGCCGTATTCAATGGACGACAATGAGCTTCGCTCAACGTTCTCCGAATTCGGTGCCGTAACATCCGCTTCCGTTGTGAAGGACAAGTTCACAGGTCGCTCACGCGGCTTCGGTTTTGTTGAAATGGCTGACGCTGCCTCTGGCAACTCTGCTATTGAAGCAATGAACGGTCGCAACCTTGGCGGTCGTCCGCTCGTCGTTAATGAGGCTCGTCCACGTGACGAACGCCCTCGTTTCGATCGCGGTCCTCGCTATTGA
- a CDS encoding Glu/Leu/Phe/Val dehydrogenase: MQIFETLQSMGHEQVVLCSDQTTGLRAIIAVHNTSLGPALGGTRMWNYESDEAAITDALRLSRGMTYKAAVSGVNLGGGKAVLIGDPRTDKSEAMFRAYGRMVETLRGRYITAEDVGTSVRDMEWIRMETKYVTGVGGQGGSGDPSPVTALGVYSGMRAAAHATWGKDSLAGKRVVVQGAGNVASHLVEHLTRDGATVYLTDIYEEKAKALAAKHGATLISPDAVFTTPCDVFSPNALGAILNDETIPQLTCEVICGGANNQLKEEKKHAQMLKERNIMYAPDYVVNSGGLMNVASEVEGYDREKVMRQAESIYDITMNILVTSRERNMLTIEASNAIAEDRLMKVRHVHGTYIGSPSIRGV, encoded by the coding sequence ATGCAGATCTTTGAAACACTCCAGTCAATGGGCCACGAGCAAGTGGTTCTTTGCTCAGATCAAACCACCGGACTCCGCGCCATCATTGCCGTTCACAACACATCTCTTGGTCCGGCTCTTGGCGGTACGCGGATGTGGAACTATGAAAGTGACGAAGCGGCTATCACGGATGCACTCCGTCTCTCTCGTGGCATGACGTACAAAGCCGCAGTGAGCGGCGTGAATCTTGGTGGCGGCAAGGCCGTGTTGATCGGCGACCCACGAACAGACAAGAGCGAAGCCATGTTCCGCGCCTATGGTCGTATGGTGGAAACTCTGCGCGGCAGATACATCACGGCCGAGGACGTTGGTACCAGCGTACGAGACATGGAGTGGATCCGCATGGAGACCAAATACGTCACCGGTGTTGGCGGACAGGGTGGTTCGGGTGATCCAAGCCCGGTCACTGCTCTTGGCGTATACTCCGGAATGCGTGCCGCTGCACATGCAACGTGGGGCAAGGATTCACTCGCCGGCAAGCGCGTAGTTGTGCAAGGCGCCGGCAACGTTGCATCACACCTCGTTGAACATCTCACGCGAGACGGAGCAACTGTCTACCTCACAGACATCTACGAGGAAAAGGCAAAGGCACTTGCTGCAAAGCATGGCGCAACGTTGATCTCTCCTGATGCTGTCTTCACAACTCCGTGTGATGTGTTCTCTCCAAATGCCCTTGGCGCAATTCTTAACGATGAGACCATTCCGCAACTCACATGTGAAGTGATCTGCGGCGGAGCCAACAATCAGCTTAAGGAAGAGAAGAAGCATGCCCAGATGCTCAAGGAACGGAACATCATGTATGCACCGGATTACGTTGTGAATTCGGGCGGTCTGATGAACGTCGCATCCGAGGTAGAAGGGTATGACCGAGAAAAAGTGATGCGTCAGGCTGAAAGCATTTATGACATCACGATGAACATCCTTGTCACGTCCCGCGAACGGAACATGCTCACGATTGAGGCGTCCAATGCTATCGCAGAAGACAGACTCATGAAGGTTCGTCACGTCCATGGCACATACATCGGATCTCCATCGATCCGCGGCGTCTGA